The following DNA comes from Streptomyces sp. NBC_00273.
GCTCCAGTTGGGATTCGACGGCCTCGGTGAGATCGCCGTCCCAGCCCGCGGGAACGTGTCCGTACGCCCAGAACACGTGCTTGCCCTCGGGCGCCCGGCCGGGGTCGACCAGGCTGGGCTGCGCGGTGATGAGGAAGGGGGCGCGCGGGGCCCGGCCGCCGGAGGCGAGCTGGAGGGCGGCGTCGATGTCGCGGGCGCGCGGGCCGATCTGGACGGTGCCGGCACGGCGCGGCGCCTCGGCCGTCCACGGGACCGGGCCGTCCAGCGCGTAGTCGAGCTTGAACACGGAGGCGCCGTACCGGTAGCCGTCGTACGCGCGCCCCAGGCGGGCGATGCGGGCCAGCGCGGTCGGCGAGGTGTCGAAGACGTAGGTGCGGGCGGGCGGGAGGTCGTCGAGCCGCTTGACCTCGAAGCCGGTGTGGATGGTCCCGCCGAGGTCGCGCAGGTACCCGGCGAGGGCGTCGGACACGGACTGCGAGCCGCCGCGCGGCATGGGCCAGCCGTTCGCGTGCGCGGCCAGCGCGAAGACCAGGCCCACCGCACTGGTGGCGATCCCGCCGAGCGGTGCGATGACGTGGGCCACGAGGCCCGCGAACAGCGCGCGTGCCCGCTCGTCGCGGAAGCGGCTCAGCAGCCAGGTGGAAGGCGGCAGTCCGGCGAGCCCGAAGCGGGCGAGCGTGAGGGGGTCCCGGGGCAGCGCGGTGCTCGGCAGGGACATGAAGTCCCGGGCCAGGGTGTCCCATTTGCCGAGGAAGGGCCCGACCAGACGCCGGTAGGCGCCCGCGTCGCGCGGCCCGAGGGACGCCGCCGTCTCCGCGACCGAGCGGGACAGGACCGCGGCCGTGCCGTCGTCGAAGGGGTGCGCCATGGGCAGCGGGGCGTGCAGCCATTCCAGCCCGTACCGCTTCAGCGGCATGGTGGCGAAGACCGGCGAGCCGGCCCCGAGCGGGTGCACTGCCGAGCAGGGGTCGTGCCGGAAGCCGGGGAGGGTGAGCTCCTCCGTCCGGGCACCGCCGCCGACCGTACCGGCGGCTTCGAAGACGGCCACCGAGAAGCCGCGCCGGGCCAGTTCGACGGCGGCGGTCAGCCCGTTCGGCCCCGCCCCCACCACGACCACATCGAGAATCGACGGCACTTGCGACTCCTTCGTCTCCGGCGGCGCCTGCGCCTCCAGGATATTGCGCAGCCCGGACCATCCGGACCCGCCGGGACCGCACCGGGCCCGGTCAGGCGCCCCGGAGCAGCTCCCGGATGCGTACGGTGGTGGCCTCGTCCCGCCCGACGGCGAACGGCAGCGCGTTGTCCCGGTCCACTCGGAAGGGGACCCGGTCGACCGTGCTCTGCACGCCGCCGGCCTCGGCGACCAGCAGCAGCCCGGCCGCATGGTCCCAGGCCGACGGCCAGGTGAAGGCCAGGCCGTCCATCTCGCCGCGGGCCACCTTCAGGTACTCCAGGCCCGCCGAGCCGCACGGACGGGCCGCGACCCCGGGCACGTCCAGCCGTGCCAGCGTCCGCTTGTTCTCGTCAGTCGTGTAGAGCGGGTGGGCGATGGCGACCCGCAGCGCGGCGCCCCGTTCCGGCGAACCGCTGTGGATCCGCTCGCCGTTGACGTACGCGCCCTGCCCGCGCACGGCGGTCGCCAGCTCCTCCAGTGCCGGGGCGAAGGTCCAGGAGGCGAGGATCTCCCCGCGCAGGGCCAGCGCGACCAGGGTGCAGAAGGCGGGGTCGCCGTTCACGAACTGGCGGGTGCCGTCGACGGGGTCGACGATCCACACCGGGGCGTCCGCGCGCAACGCCGCGTACACCCCGGGATCGGCGTGCACGGCCTCCTCGCCGACCACGGCGGAGCCGGGCAGCAGCTGCGTCAGGGCCGCGGTGAGGTACTCCTCGGCCTTGCGGTCGGCCACGGTCACCAGGTCGTGGGGGCCGTTCTTCTCGTCGACCTCGTGCTCGGCGAGCTGCCTGAATCTCGGCATGATCTCGATCGCCGCCGCCTTGCGGACGGCCTCTTCCACATCGGACAGGCCATGGGCCAGGAACTCATCGATCATGCCTCCAGCAAAGCACGCCCGACCGACAAACCCCACCGCCATTCCCGTACCGGCGCCTGGACACCGGATGTCCACGGGGTGAACCGGCCCCGGGGGAGGCAGGTCCCGCGCGGTGAGCTTCGTCGCCCCGTGTCCGCTCATGCCGCCTTCGAGTACGTTCCCGGCGGCGATCCGCCGTTCGGGAACGACAACCCGTACAGCGAGAGCCAGTTCGCGAACACGAAGTAGTTGGCCGACCACCACGAGCCACACAGCGACACAGCCGTCTCACTCGACTCGAAATCTTCCGCGCGGCACACAGGTGCTTCCCGGCATTCCCGGCCGATCCGGCCCTCCCGCCGGATTCGAGAAAACACGAGAGGGGAGGAGAGCGGAAACCCTACGATGAATTCCATGAGTGCGCTGATCTTCCTCCTGTCGCTCGGCACAGTCTGTCGCGTCACCCGATTCATCACCAAGGACGCCCTCGCTGCGGGGTTCCGCTCCCGGATCGCCGACCGTTTCGGCGAAGACTCCCACCCGGCCTATCTGGCCACCTGCGGATGGTGCGTCAGCATCTGGGTCGCGGGCGCCGTCACCGTGCTCGCCCACTGGGCCGGTGAGGAAACGTGGTTCCAGGTGGGTGCCACGGCACTTACCCTTTCCTACCTCACCGGACTCGCCGCCAACTGGCTTGATTGACGGTCACGTTGAGGTAATGCAGATCATCGCCGCCACAAATAAGTATGACTATACGGCGGCGAGTGTCGGCGTGCGGTGCCCGGGGATAAAGGGTAAAGGGAACGGGCCGGGGGCCCGGTCCTACCCCGGAACTCCCCCGACCCTCCCCTTGACCGGCCGCCGGAGCGGCCGACCAGAAGGAGGAAGACCATGGCATGCAACTGCGGACGCGCCAGCCGGTCCACGTTCGTCTACCGACTAGTCCTCCCCAACGGGGTCACGCGCCAGTACCCCACGCGACAGGAGGCCGACGCCGCCAACAAGAGGGCGGGCGGGCACGGTTCCATCACGGCGGTCCGCCAGTAGGCCCGCCGCCTGCACCGGGAAGCGGCGGGCTCCCGTGGACGCACGTCCTCCGGGACGCCCCGGACACGTAACGGGCCGCACGTCGCACCGCACCACCGCACCACCGCACCACCGCGCCGGTGACACGGCGCGGACCCCGGCGGGCAACCCGCCCCCACCAGCAGCCCCTCGGCGTACCGGACAGCCGGTGTGCCGAGGGGCTGCGGCGTGTCGCGGCACCCCTGGAATTGCGAATACCGCGGAGGAATACCACGGTTCGCCCAGCGCGGAATCCTTTCTCTTCTGCCCGCGAGTCCGCCAGACTGTCCTGGGAGCGCGAGTACGCCCCGGCACCGCCCAGCTATGCACCCGGAAAACGACGGAAAGGGAAACCTTTCCTCTCGCGGGAATGCACCAAGGCGCCGCATAATCCGGGTTTATCGCCTCTCGCGCGCCTAAGTGCGCTGAGCCGAACGAGTGGTGTTCCGTTCACCCATCTAGCCCAAGTCCTCAGCCGGAAGGCCTACTGCTGATATCAGCAGGTGATGTGGCCCGACTCCGCGTGGACAAGGGCTCTTAACGGAACGTCCCACCAGTGTTTTCTCGTGCGTTCCGTGCTCCGCCAAGTGCCATGCGGGCGAAGAGAATCATCTGCTTCCGCGGGTCATCCGAAAGGGAGCCACACCATGGCCAGTTCGACCACCACCGTGACCTCGGCACCGGATCCGTCCGTCTTCGGCCAGTCGGTCACCTTCACCGCCACCGTCCAGCCGGAAGTCGCCGGCCCCACCCCGACCGGCAGCGTCGAATTCGTCGTCGACGCCGTGCCCGTCGCGACGGTGCCGCTCGACATGAGCGGCCAGGCGCAGTACACGACCAGCGATCTGGAGGTCGGTCTCCACGGGATGGAGGCCAACTACTCCGGCGACGCAGAGTACGACCCGTCCACGGGCGCGGACACCCAGGAGGTCACCCTCGCGAACACCACCACCACGCTGGCCTTCGACCCCGAGCCCTCGGTCTGCGGCGAGACGGTGACCGCCACCGCCCAAGTGACCCCCGTTCCGCCGGGCGCGGGAACCCCCACCGGGCTGGTGTCCTTCATCGTCAGCGACGACGGTCCGGTGCTGACCGCCCCCGTGGACGTGAACGGGCAGGCGCAGGTCAGCTTCAGCGGCCTGGACGTCGGCTTCCACCAGGCAGCCGCCTTCTACACCGGCGACGCGGACTTCAACGGGTCGAACTCCCCGCTGACCCTCCACGTCGTCAACCCTGCGCCCGTCTCGGTCACCGTCTCGGCGAACCCCGACCCGTCGGTGTGCGGCGAGACCGTGACGCTCTGTGCCACCGTGGCACCGGTCTCCTCGGGCGTCGGCAATCCGTCGGGCTCGGTGACCTTCACCGGCCCCGGCGGCCTCAACGAGACGGTGCCGCTGGACGCGGGCGGCACGGCCTGCGTCACCACGACCGTGCTGGAGACCGGCACGGTCACCGCCTCCTACGGTGGCGACGATTGCTACGCGAGCGGGACCGGCACGTTCGACGTGACGGTCAACCCGGCGTCGAGCACGGTGTCGGTGACGGTGGAGCCCAACCCGTCCGTGTGCGGCGAAACCGTGACCGTGTGCGCCACGGTCACCGCAGTCGCACCCGGCAGCGGAACCCCCACCGGAACCGTCACCTTCACCGGCCCCGGCGGACTCAACGAGACGGTAACCCTGGACGCCGGCGGCACGGCCTGCCTGACCACGACCGTGCTGGAGACCGGCACGGTCACCGCCGCCTACAACGGCGACGGATGCTTCTCCTCGTCCACCGGAACCGCACCGGTGACCGTCAACCAGGCAGCCAGCACGGTATCGGTGACGGTCGAACCCAACCCGTCCGTGTGCGGCGAAACCGTGACCGTGTGCGCCACCGTCACCGCAGTCGCACCCGGCAGCGGCACCCCCACCGGAACCATCACCTTCACCGGCCCCGGCGGACTCAACACGACCGTACCCCTCGACGCAGGCGGCACGGCCTGCGTCACCACCAGCAGCCTCACCAGCGGCACCGTCACGGCCATCTACAACGGCGACGGATGTTTCTCCTCATCGACCGGCACGTTCGACGTGACGGTCAACCCGGCGTCGAGCACGGTGTCGGTGACGGTCGAACCCAACCCGTCCGTATGCGGCGAAACCGTGACCGTGTGCGCCACCGTCACCGCAGTCGCACCCGGCAGCGGCACCCCCACCGGAACCATCACCTTCACCGGCCCCGGCGGACTCAACGAGACGGTAACCCTGGACGCCGGCGGCACGGCCTGCCTGACCACGACCGTGCTGGAGACCGGCACGGTCACCGCCACCTACAACGGCGACGGATGCTTCACCTCATCGACCGGCACCGCACCGGTGACCGTCAACCAGGCGGCCAGCACCACCACCGTGTCGGTGACCCCCAACCCCTCGGTATGCGGCGAAACCGTGACCGTGTGCGCCACCGTCACCGCAGTCGCACCCGGCAGCGGCACCCCCACCGGAACCGTCACCTTCACCGGGGCCGGGCTGAACACGACGGTGCCCCTGGACGCGAGCGGCACGGCGTGCGTCACCACGACCGCGCTGGAGACCGGCACGGTCACGGCTGTCTACAACGGCGAGGAATGCTTCTCCCCGTCGACCGGCACCGCGGACGTGGCGGTCAATCCGGCGTCGAGCACGGTGTCGGTGACGGTGGAGCCCAACCCGTCCGTATGCGGCGAAACCGTGACGGTGTGCGCCACCGTCACCGCAGTCGCACCGGGCAGCGGGACCCCCACCGGAACGGTCACCTTCACCGGCCCCGGCGGACTCAACACGACCGTGGCCTTGGACGCCGCCGGCACGGCGTGCGTCACCACGACCGCGCTGGAGACCGGCACGGTCACCGTCACGTACACGGGTGACACCTGCTTCCTGTCGTCGACGGGTTCACTGGACGTGACGGTCAACCCGGCGTCGAGCACGGTATCGGTGACGGTCGAACCCAACCCGTCCGTATGCGGCGAGACCGTGACGGTGTGCGCCACCGTCACCGCAGTCGCACCCGGCAGCGGCACCCCCACCGGAACCGTCACCTTCCTGCTGCCCGACGGCAGCACTCAGGTCGCGGGGCTGGACGCCGCCGGCACGGCGTGCGTCACCACGACCGCGCTGGAGACCGGCACGGTCACCGTCACGTACACGGGTGACACTTGCTTCCTGTCGTCGACGGGTTCACTGGACGTGACGGTCAACCCGGCGTCGAGCACGGTATCGGTGACGGTCGAACCCAACCCGTCCGTATGCGGCCAGTCCGTGACGGTGTGCGCCACCGTCACCGCAGTCGCACCCGGCAGCGGCACCCCCACCGGAACCATCACCTTCACCGGCCCCGGCGGACTCAACGTGACACTCGCGCTGGACGCAGGCGGCACGGCCTGCCTGACCACCAGCAGCCTCACCAGCGGCACGTACTCGGCCACCTACAACGGCGACTCCTGCTTCGCCAGCTCGGACAGCCCCTTCGACGTGACGGTCAACCAGGCCGCCAGCACCACCACCGTATCGGTCGAACCCAACCCGTCCGTATGCGGCGAAACCGTGACCGTGTGCGCCACCGTCACCGCAGTCGCACCCGGCAGCGGCACCCCCACCGGAACCATCACCTTCACCGGCCCCGGCGAACTCAACACGACCGTACCCCTCGACGCAAGCGGCACGGCATGCGTCACCACCAGCAGCCTCACCAGCGGCACCGTCACCGCCGTCTACAACGGCGACGGATGCTTCACCTCATCGACCGACACCACAATGGTGACGGTCAACCAGGCGTCGAGCACGGTATCGGTGACGGTGGAGCCCAACCCGTCCGTATGCGGCGAAACCGTGACGGTATGCGCCACCGTCACCGCAGTCGCACCCGGCAGCGGAACCCCCACCGGAACCGTCACCTTCACCGGGGCCGGGCTGAACACGACCGTACCCCTGGACGCCGGCGGCACGGCCTGCCTGACCACGACCGCGCTGGAGACCGGCACGGTCACGGCTGCCTACGACGGCGACGGATGCTTCACCTCGTCCACCGGAACCGCACCGGTGACCGTCAACCAGGCAGCCAGCACGGTATCGGTGACGGTCGAACCCAACCCGTCCGTATGCGGCGAGACCGTGACGGTATGCGCCACCGTCACCGCAGTCGCACCCGGCAGCGGCACCCCCACCGGAACCATCACCTTCACCGGCCCCGGCGGACTCAACACGACCGTGACCCTCGACGCAGGCGGCACGGCATGCGTCACCACCAGCAGCCTCACCAGCGGCACCGTCACCGCCGTCTACAACGGCGACGGATGCTTCACCTCATCGACCGGAACCGCGCCGGTGACCGTCAACCAGGCGTCGAGCACGGTATCGGTGACGGTCGAACCCAACCCGTCCGTGTGCGGCCAGTCCGTGACGGTGTGCGCCACCGTCACCGCAGTCGCACCCGGCAGCGGCACCCCCACCGGAACCATCACCTTCACCGGCCCCGGCGGACTCAACGTGACACTCGCGCTGGACGCAGGCGGCACGGCCTGCCTGACCACCAGCAGCCTCACCAGCGGCACGTACTCGGCCACCTACAACGGCGACTCCTGCTTCGCCAGCTCGGACAGCCCCTTCGACGTGACGGTCAACCAGGCCGCCAGCACCACCACCGTATCGGTCGAACCCAACCCGTCCGTATGCGGCGAAACCGTGACCGTGTGCGCCACCGTCACCGCAGTCGCACCCGGCAGCGGCACCCCCACCGGAACCATCACCTTCACCGGCCCCGGCGGACTCAACACGACCGTACCCCTCGACGCAGGCGGCACGGCATGCGTCACCACCAGCAGCCTCACCAGCGGCACCGTCACCGCCGTCTACAACGGCGACGGATGCTTCTCCTCGTCCACCGGAACCGCGCCGGTGACCGTCAACCAGGCGGCCAGCACCACCACCGTGTCGGTGACCCCCAACCCCTCGGTGTGCGGCCAGTCCGTGACGGTGTGCGCCACCGTCACCGCGGTCGCACCCGGCAGCGGCACCCCCACCGGAACCGTCACCTTCACCGGGGCCGGGCTGAACACGACCGTACCCCTGGACGCCGGCGGCACGGCGTGCGTCACCACGAGCAGCCTCACCAGCGGCACGGTCACGGCCGTCTACAACGGCGCGGGATGTTTCTCCTCATCGACCGGCACCGCACCGGTGACCGTCAACCAGGCGGCCAGCACCACCACCGTGTCGGTGACCCCCAACCCCTCGGTGTGCGGCCAGTCCGTAGCAGTGTGCGCCACCGTCACCGCAGTCGCACCCGGCAGCGGAACCCCCACCGGAACCGTCACCTTCACCGGCCCCGGCGGACTGAACACGACGGTGCCCCTGAACGCAGGCGGCACGGCGTGCGTCACCACGAGCAGCCTCGCCAGCGGCACGGTCACGGCCGCCTACAACGGCGACGGATGCTTCAAACCGTCGAACGGCACGACGGGCGTGACCGTGAACAACGCCCAGACCACGACCGCGCTCACCATCACCCCCAACCCCGCAGTCTGCGGCCGCCCGGTGACGTTCTGCGCCACGGTCACGACCGTCGCGCCGGGCAGCGGCACGCCCACCGGGACGGTCACCTTCACCGGCCCCGGCGGCTTCAGCCAGACCGTGACGCTCAACGCCGGAGGCACGGCCTGCGTCACCACCACCGCGGGCGCCAGCGGCACGGTGACCGCCGTCTACAACGGCGGCACCTGCCACAGTCCCTCCGCAATGGCGGCCAACCTGACCGTGAACCCGGCTCCCACGACGCTCACGGCGGCCCCGGCGCAGATCCGCCTGCGGACGAACGGCACGTTCGTCATCCCGTCGATGAGCGCCACGCTCAAGGTCACCTCGAGCGCCGCTCCGCTCCCGGGACAACTGGTCACCTTCAAGGCGAACACGACGCTCGGACCCATCGTCCTCGGGACCGCGCTCACCAACGCCAGCGGAGTGGCGACTCTGGCGCCGCCGATGCTGCCGGTTCCCAGCACGGTGATCACGGCGACGAGCTACACCGCGTCCTTCGCGGGGACGAGTTGCTACGCCGCTTCCTCCGTGACGGCGCCGCTGACACTCGTCCTCTTCCCGCTCCTTCCCTGACCGAACACCGGTCACCGCTCCGGGAACCACGGGCCGGGGCGGGCCGGCGGACCGGGGCGGCAGCCGCCGCCCCGGTCCGCTGCCGGGCCGCCGGGCTGCGGCAGATCTGCCCGTAGGGCCGGTCGGCGTCCGCACTCGGACTCCACGACCCTGAACGCGGGGCGGGCCCTCCACGGTCCGCCCGCCCGCGACGCGGCCCGTCACGGGTCCGTCCGTATGTGCGATATGGGCGGTGTATAGGTCCGGGAGACAGCGTTACGGGGCTGCTGACGACGCACGGGACTTCCCCGCGCCACCGGTCCCGAAGGACGACGCTCATGACCAACTCCGCCGTGCGGTGGTTCCACTCGTACCGGACCACTCCCGACCCGGAGCTGCGCCTGGTGTGCTTCCCGCACGCCGGTGGTGCACCCACCTCCTACTGGTCGTGGGCCAACGCGGTGCCCAAGGAGATCGAGGTCCTCGCGACCTGCTACCCCGGCCGCCAGGACCGGATGGGCGAGCCGTTCGCGCCCTCCCTGCAGGCCATGGCGGACGACATCGCCACCGCACTGCGCGACCTGGGGGACGTACCGCTCGCCCTGTTCGGTCACAGCATGGGGTCGGTGGTCGCCCACGAGGTGGCGCTGCGACTCGACGCCGACCACGGCATCGCCCCGGTGAGGCTGTTCGTGTCCGGGTCCGAGGCGCCCCACCGTCGTGAGAGGGAGCAGAGCCAGCCCGAGAGCGACGCCGAGTTCCTGGCGCAGCTGCGCGGGCTGGGGCATTCCTCGCTGGCTGCGATCGAGGACCCCGCGCTGCTGCAGCTCGTGCTGCCGAGCATCCGTGCCGACTACCGGCTGTCCGCCGCCTACCGGCCGGCGGAAGGGGCCCGCCGGCACCGCGCGCCGCTCGTCGCGTACGCCGGCGCGGAGGACGCCCACTGCACGGCCGAGGACCTGACGGCCTGGTCGCAGTACACCGCCGGCGCCTTCGAGACCCGGGTCTTCCCCGGCGACCACTTCTACCTCCAGGCCCAGGAACAGCCCCTGCTGGCCCACATCACCGGACATCTGGCGGCCGACCTCAGGCTGCGCCGGGTACTGAACGCGGCGCGCCGCACCAACGGCTGATCCGCCGACGCCCCCACGCACCGCCCGCTCAGGAAGGAAGCCCCACCCCGATGTCCGTTGACCTGGTCACCCGGCTGGAACAGCACGGTCGTGAGATTCCCGGCAAGGAAGCGGTGGTCTTCGTACGGACCACCGCGGCCGGCCCCGTCAAGGAGCCGCTGACCTACGGTGAACTGGACCGCCGTGCCCGCTCCCTGGCCTCGTGGTTGCGCGGACGGTGCTCGATCGGCGACCGGGTGATGCTGCTGTACGGGACGGGCCCCGAGTTCATCAGCACCCTGGCCGCGTGCATGTACGCGGGTGTGGTGGCGGTGCCCGCGCCGCAGCCGAGTACCCAGCGGGGCCACAGCTCGCGCTCGGACGGCATCGTGCGCGACGCCGGCATCCGCCTGGTGCTGACCGACGCCGCAACCCACGAGGACGCCTGTGCCTTCCTGGCCGAGGCCGGTCCCGCGGAACTCGCCTGCGTGGCCACCGACCTGCTGGAGCTGCCCGACGCGCCGAGCTGGGAGGTGCCCCCGGTCACCGTCGACACGCCGGTGATCATCCAGTACACCTCCGGATCGACCAGCTCCCCCAAGGGCGTCGTGGTCACCCACGGCTCGCTCGCCCACAACCTGTGCCTCAACGCACGGGCCTTCGGGGTGGACGCTGACAGCCGCACCTGCAGCTGGCTGCCGCAGCACCACGACATGGGGCTCATCGGCATGCTCCTCACCCCGCTGTACCAGGGCGGCACGGCCTTCAAGCTCGCCTCCATGGACTTCCTGCGCCGGCCGCACGTGTGGCTGGACCTGATCGGCCGGGAGCGCATCCACACGGTGGTCGCGCCCAACTTCGCGTACGACCTGTGCACCCGGCGCATCACGGACGCGCAGCTCGCCGGTCTGGACTTCTCCTCCCTCGTCAACGCGGGCAACGGCGCGGAGCCGGTGAGCGCGGACACCCTGCGCCGGTTCGCCGAGCGGTTCGCGCCCGCCGGCTTCCGCCCGGAGCACTTCAGCCCCTGCTACGGCATGGCCGAGACCACGCTCATCGTCAGCGGCACCGGGCCCGGCGAGGCCCCGGTCCTGCTGCCGGTGGACGGGGACGCGCTCGCGGCCAACGAGATCCGCCCCGTCCCGGCGGGTGCCGGTACGCCGACCTTGGTCAGCAGTGGCACGGTGCACGACCTCAGCGTGCTCATCGTCGACCCGGTGACCCGGCAGACCCTTCCCGACGGCCGGATCGGCGAGATCTGGGTACGCGGCGCCAGCGTCGGTGCGGGCTACTGGCGCAACGAGGAGGCGACCGAGCGCACCTTCCGCGCGGTCACGGCGGAGGGCGCGGAAGGCTATCTGCGCACGGGCGACACCGGCTCCCTGTACGAGGGTCGGCTCTACGTCACCGGCCGGATCAAGGAGGTCCTGGTCATCAACGGCCGCAACCTCTACCCGCACGACATCGAGCGTGAGCTGGCCTCGATGTTCGACGGTTTCCAGGGGCTCAGCGGCAGCGTCTGCACGGTGCCCGCTGCGGGCGACGGCGCCACCGCGGGATCCGGCGAGCAGCTCGTGGTCATGCACGAGGTACGGCGGGCCGGGGCCGATGCCGACGAACTGGCGGCGCTCGCACGCCGGCTGCGCGCGGAGCTGGCGACCCGGGTCGGCGTCGGCATCCCCCACTTGCTGCTGCTGCGTCCCGGCCAGATCCGCAAGACCACCAGCGGCAAGGTGCAGCGCACCCTGATGCGGGAGCTGTACCTGTCCGGCGAGTTGCAGCCGCTCGCCGCGGACCGCTCGGCCTCCGCGCGCCGTACGGGCACTGCGGGCGCGGCGTGAGCCCGCACCCCGTCCAGCGCCGCGCGGCGCTCCTCGACAGCGGGCTCGGCGATCCCGGCAACGGCGGAAGGCTGTTCTCGTACGCCCGGTGCGGAGCGCTGGACGAACGAGAGGAGTTCCCGGTCGAGATCTGCCGTGAGCTGGACCTGCTGGGCCTGCCGCGGGCGTACGTCCCGGTCGCGTACGGCGGCGAGTTGCAGCGCTACGACGAAACGCTGCAGCTGATGCGCGCGGTCGCCCGGCGGGACCTGACCGTGGCCATCGCGCACGGGAAGACCTTCCTCGGCGCCGTCAGCGCCTGGGTCGGCGGTACCCCGGAGCAGGCTCGCGCGCTGGGCGCGCGGATCGCGGACGGGGCGGTGGTCTCGTGGGGCCTGACCGAGCGCGAGCACGGCAGCGATCTGCTGGCCGGCGAGGTCACCGCGGCCGCACACGGCGACGGCTACCGGGTGAGCGGTGAGAAGTGGCTGATCAACAACGCCAATCGCGGTGAGCTGGTGTGCCTGCTCGCCCGGACGGACGCGGATGCG
Coding sequences within:
- a CDS encoding phytoene desaturase family protein, with amino-acid sequence MPSILDVVVVGAGPNGLTAAVELARRGFSVAVFEAAGTVGGGARTEELTLPGFRHDPCSAVHPLGAGSPVFATMPLKRYGLEWLHAPLPMAHPFDDGTAAVLSRSVAETAASLGPRDAGAYRRLVGPFLGKWDTLARDFMSLPSTALPRDPLTLARFGLAGLPPSTWLLSRFRDERARALFAGLVAHVIAPLGGIATSAVGLVFALAAHANGWPMPRGGSQSVSDALAGYLRDLGGTIHTGFEVKRLDDLPPARTYVFDTSPTALARIARLGRAYDGYRYGASVFKLDYALDGPVPWTAEAPRRAGTVQIGPRARDIDAALQLASGGRAPRAPFLITAQPSLVDPGRAPEGKHVFWAYGHVPAGWDGDLTEAVESQLERFAPGFRDLVLARATAGPPQLAARNPNYVGGDIACGAASGLQLLLRPKISLTPYTTAHPAVFLCSSATPPGPGVHGMSGHNAAKAVWRHLRKGS
- a CDS encoding inositol monophosphatase family protein, encoding MIDEFLAHGLSDVEEAVRKAAAIEIMPRFRQLAEHEVDEKNGPHDLVTVADRKAEEYLTAALTQLLPGSAVVGEEAVHADPGVYAALRADAPVWIVDPVDGTRQFVNGDPAFCTLVALALRGEILASWTFAPALEELATAVRGQGAYVNGERIHSGSPERGAALRVAIAHPLYTTDENKRTLARLDVPGVAARPCGSAGLEYLKVARGEMDGLAFTWPSAWDHAAGLLLVAEAGGVQSTVDRVPFRVDRDNALPFAVGRDEATTVRIRELLRGA
- a CDS encoding DUF7196 family protein, encoding MACNCGRASRSTFVYRLVLPNGVTRQYPTRQEADAANKRAGGHGSITAVRQ
- a CDS encoding Ig-like domain repeat protein; this encodes MASSTTTVTSAPDPSVFGQSVTFTATVQPEVAGPTPTGSVEFVVDAVPVATVPLDMSGQAQYTTSDLEVGLHGMEANYSGDAEYDPSTGADTQEVTLANTTTTLAFDPEPSVCGETVTATAQVTPVPPGAGTPTGLVSFIVSDDGPVLTAPVDVNGQAQVSFSGLDVGFHQAAAFYTGDADFNGSNSPLTLHVVNPAPVSVTVSANPDPSVCGETVTLCATVAPVSSGVGNPSGSVTFTGPGGLNETVPLDAGGTACVTTTVLETGTVTASYGGDDCYASGTGTFDVTVNPASSTVSVTVEPNPSVCGETVTVCATVTAVAPGSGTPTGTVTFTGPGGLNETVTLDAGGTACLTTTVLETGTVTAAYNGDGCFSSSTGTAPVTVNQAASTVSVTVEPNPSVCGETVTVCATVTAVAPGSGTPTGTITFTGPGGLNTTVPLDAGGTACVTTSSLTSGTVTAIYNGDGCFSSSTGTFDVTVNPASSTVSVTVEPNPSVCGETVTVCATVTAVAPGSGTPTGTITFTGPGGLNETVTLDAGGTACLTTTVLETGTVTATYNGDGCFTSSTGTAPVTVNQAASTTTVSVTPNPSVCGETVTVCATVTAVAPGSGTPTGTVTFTGAGLNTTVPLDASGTACVTTTALETGTVTAVYNGEECFSPSTGTADVAVNPASSTVSVTVEPNPSVCGETVTVCATVTAVAPGSGTPTGTVTFTGPGGLNTTVALDAAGTACVTTTALETGTVTVTYTGDTCFLSSTGSLDVTVNPASSTVSVTVEPNPSVCGETVTVCATVTAVAPGSGTPTGTVTFLLPDGSTQVAGLDAAGTACVTTTALETGTVTVTYTGDTCFLSSTGSLDVTVNPASSTVSVTVEPNPSVCGQSVTVCATVTAVAPGSGTPTGTITFTGPGGLNVTLALDAGGTACLTTSSLTSGTYSATYNGDSCFASSDSPFDVTVNQAASTTTVSVEPNPSVCGETVTVCATVTAVAPGSGTPTGTITFTGPGELNTTVPLDASGTACVTTSSLTSGTVTAVYNGDGCFTSSTDTTMVTVNQASSTVSVTVEPNPSVCGETVTVCATVTAVAPGSGTPTGTVTFTGAGLNTTVPLDAGGTACLTTTALETGTVTAAYDGDGCFTSSTGTAPVTVNQAASTVSVTVEPNPSVCGETVTVCATVTAVAPGSGTPTGTITFTGPGGLNTTVTLDAGGTACVTTSSLTSGTVTAVYNGDGCFTSSTGTAPVTVNQASSTVSVTVEPNPSVCGQSVTVCATVTAVAPGSGTPTGTITFTGPGGLNVTLALDAGGTACLTTSSLTSGTYSATYNGDSCFASSDSPFDVTVNQAASTTTVSVEPNPSVCGETVTVCATVTAVAPGSGTPTGTITFTGPGGLNTTVPLDAGGTACVTTSSLTSGTVTAVYNGDGCFSSSTGTAPVTVNQAASTTTVSVTPNPSVCGQSVTVCATVTAVAPGSGTPTGTVTFTGAGLNTTVPLDAGGTACVTTSSLTSGTVTAVYNGAGCFSSSTGTAPVTVNQAASTTTVSVTPNPSVCGQSVAVCATVTAVAPGSGTPTGTVTFTGPGGLNTTVPLNAGGTACVTTSSLASGTVTAAYNGDGCFKPSNGTTGVTVNNAQTTTALTITPNPAVCGRPVTFCATVTTVAPGSGTPTGTVTFTGPGGFSQTVTLNAGGTACVTTTAGASGTVTAVYNGGTCHSPSAMAANLTVNPAPTTLTAAPAQIRLRTNGTFVIPSMSATLKVTSSAAPLPGQLVTFKANTTLGPIVLGTALTNASGVATLAPPMLPVPSTVITATSYTASFAGTSCYAASSVTAPLTLVLFPLLP
- a CDS encoding thioesterase II family protein, which gives rise to MTNSAVRWFHSYRTTPDPELRLVCFPHAGGAPTSYWSWANAVPKEIEVLATCYPGRQDRMGEPFAPSLQAMADDIATALRDLGDVPLALFGHSMGSVVAHEVALRLDADHGIAPVRLFVSGSEAPHRREREQSQPESDAEFLAQLRGLGHSSLAAIEDPALLQLVLPSIRADYRLSAAYRPAEGARRHRAPLVAYAGAEDAHCTAEDLTAWSQYTAGAFETRVFPGDHFYLQAQEQPLLAHITGHLAADLRLRRVLNAARRTNG